Within the Methanobacterium sp. BRmetb2 genome, the region CTTCATGAGCAGAATCGCTTTTAATGGAGAATATCCCTATATTGCCCCATTTTTATACGTATTCGACCAGAAGTATCTGTACTTTTTATCCACCAAGTATGGTAAGAAAATTCAACGCCTGAAAGAAAACCCTAAGGTTTCAGTGGAAATTGAAGAGTATGCTCCTGATTTATCTGAATATAAGTTTGTTGCACTAAGAGGACATATAGTAAAAGAGACTGACGATGAAAAGAAAAAAGAGGTACGTAAAAAGTTTGCAGACCTTATTAAATCCCGTGGACTGTCTAAAAATATAATGGCTGCCCTGGGGCTTGATCCTGATGATCCACTGGCCTGTCTGGTGGAGGTAGATAGCTCTTTCGTGTGGAAACTGGTGGATGTGAAAGAAATAATTGCTCTAAAAAATTAGACAATTTTATTTTTATTAATGAAAATTGTAGAACAGTAGCTACGAAGTTATTTCTTTTGATTTTTCATTCTACTTTGAATCTTTTCACTTTTTAATTCCCTTAATGCATCAGCTGCAATCCATTTGGCTGTTTTATTATCAATTTCCCGAATTTTACTGGCAATTTCAATAGCCTTCTTATTGAGGTGAATATTTCTTTTCCCGATCTGTCTTAAAGCCCAATTCACTGCTTTTTTTACAAAATTTCTCTCATCACATGATTCACGGAAAATGAGGGGAAAAAGCTCTTCAAATGTATCATCTGAAGCTTTTTTATCATGAACTGCCAGAGTAGCAATCAAAGCGAAAGCAGCTCTTTTAACGAATTCTTCATCCCTCCCGCTCCACTGGTAAACCTTTTCATAAGCAAATGGAGTTTTTCTAAACAGATTCATGCAGCACTGGTCGCAAACGGCCCACGTATCAAAGTCAAGAGCCCAATCATCCATTTGTTCTTCTGTAACAATTTTGGGGTCTTCAATCATACATGCCAGGATCATGGTCTCCTGATAACCTGCCACCCAAAGTTTCTCGGCCAAAAGGTGATCTTTCCCTGCTTTCTTCGCTATTTGCCGTAAATCAGGCATTCTTACACCATATACCTTTTGGGAACTGATTCCGAATCGTGCCATCCCCTCCACATCTTCGGGATTGGATAATCTTTCCAGTTCATTTATGATATCATTGTAGTCCATTTAATATCTCCTTGAATCCTCTTTCAAACTTCAGTTTTAAATTATTAATATTATCACTAATCTAAAAGTATATTATTATCCTAAAGATAGATTATTTAACAAGATTTGAAAAACCCTTCCGAATAGGGTGTTAATCATATTTGTGGTAACATAGAACATTAGATTAGATATATGATAGGGGGTTTTAAATGCTTGAAAGTTTAAGAAATAATCATAAACTTACCCTAATGGTAATTTCATTGGCCAGTTTCATGTCTTTTCTTGATATATCTATTGTTAATGTTTCTTTGCCTACTATGGCTAAGTTTTTCCACGTGACGACTAACGATATTTTATGGGTTATTCTTATTTATATTATTGTTTTAGGTAGTTTTTTAATTGTTTTTGGGAAATTAGCTCAACAGAAGGGTTTTAAAAAGGTTTTCTTAACTGGTTTTCTCATTTTTATCATAGGGTCAAGTTTGAGTGGAATTGCAAGCCAATTTCATGAATTGATTATTTTTAGGTTAATCCAGGCCTTTGGTGCCGCCATGTTTTCTGCTTTAACTGCTGCTATGGTTTTAAACTATCTCCCTAAAGATAAGAGGGGCAGGAATATTGGAATTATGACCACTATAGGCTCGCTTGGTTTAGCTTTAGGCCCACTTCTAGGAGGTTTCATCACAGAATACCTCAATTTTCATTGGATATTCTTTATTAATGTCCCAATAGGGATTTTTGGTATAATACTTGGCCAGGCCGTTCTACATGAAACTGAAAAAAAACCCGGATCCCTGGACATACCGGGAGTGGCCATATTCTTTATTGCCCAAAGTACTCTCATTTTTGCCCTCAATAAGGGGCTGGACTTCGGTTGGACTTCCATCATAATAATAGGCAGTATAATCTGCTCTGTAATATTTTGGATATTATTTGTTTATCACGAATCAAGGACAACTGAACCCTTAATAAATCTGAATTATTTAAAGATGAAACAGATTGCATTGGCTAATGGTGCTAATATCCTCTCTAACATGCCCTTCTCAGGGGCTATAGTCCTTTTACCTTTTTACTTTGAAGTGGTCAAGGGGATGAGTGTAGGTTATTCTGGTTTAATGTTGACCATCATGCCTATTGCCATTTTTATTGTGGGGCCGATTTCCGGCACAATTTCTGATAAAATTTCACCTAACCGTATAACCTTGGTGGGAGGTATAATTGGAGTAATTGCCTGCCTTATCTTAGCATCATTTAATCCTTCCAGTAGTTTGATCTATATTACAGTAGGTCTGTTGATGTTAGGGGCTTCAGTGGCCGCATTCAACCCACCTAACACTAAATTCATACTGGCAGAAAGTCCATCTGAATACAGGGGAATAGCATCGGGGCTGGTTAACACCACTAATATGATTGGTAATGGTTTCGGAACAGGAATTCTTGGTACTGTGGCAGCTATGGTCATTTACAATGCAGTGGGACCCAGTACTAGTGATAGATTAACTCCTGCATTGGTTTCTCAGGGACTTCATAATGCATTCATTGTAGGGGCCTTGGCAATGGGCATTGCACTGATCCTTATAGCCATGACCAAATATAAACCAGTTAAATAAACTACATTCTTTATATATCTAAACAATACTACACATTGAACAATTTTACTGCATTTTCACCTAATATCAGTTTTTTATCCGTTTCATTGATATCTAAGCTTTTTATTCTTTCAATATCTTTTTTAGGATTTATCCATGGATAATCTGAGCCAAAAAGTATTCGATCTGCACCGATAGTCTTTATAATGTCAGCTGCATCCTCATCATCTAATGTAGTAGGATTTTGAATGTATGAAATTGCAATTGCAGTGTCGAACATTACATGAAGGAATTTATCAGCTATTTCAATGGTTTGATCCCAGAACCCGTTACCCAAATGAGCCAGTATTAGTTTAAGATTTGGAAAATCCTCCAAAACAGTATCCCACCTTTTTGGCTCGCCGTATCGAGACGTTCCATCAATATTAACTCCAGAATGGGCTGTTATGGGTAAATTATGTTTTTCTAACCATTCGTAAACCGGCCACATCCGTTTGTCATCTGGAGCAAAGTTCTGGGCCACAGGGTGAATTTTCAAACCCTTCATACCCCATTTGTACTTGTGTTCCAGTTCTTCAACTGGTTTTCGCCCAGTCATGGTGGGACTGACAGATATAAATGGTATAAACTGAGGATATTTAGCTGGCCGATTTTTTCCAGGCTTGGTGATGGCTACTGTCCAGAAGTTATTGTTTTTAAGTTGGTTATCTGGTGCAAAACTTACCATAACTGCTTTATCAATATTTGCCTTTTCCATTTCCATTAAATAGTCATCGGGAGTACCATAACTGTAATACCCAACACCATGTTTCTCTTTAATCATTTCCACAACCATTTTTCCAACTTCTCTTGTTGGATGCAGGTGTACATGGGAGTCAATAATCATAATATATCCTCTACATCAATTTGTTCTCTCTAGAATAA harbors:
- a CDS encoding pyridoxamine 5'-phosphate oxidase encodes the protein MSLYKIPLMDKEEYDELINENFMSRIAFNGEYPYIAPFLYVFDQKYLYFLSTKYGKKIQRLKENPKVSVEIEEYAPDLSEYKFVALRGHIVKETDDEKKKEVRKKFADLIKSRGLSKNIMAALGLDPDDPLACLVEVDSSFVWKLVDVKEIIALKN
- a CDS encoding DNA alkylation repair protein, whose amino-acid sequence is MDYNDIINELERLSNPEDVEGMARFGISSQKVYGVRMPDLRQIAKKAGKDHLLAEKLWVAGYQETMILACMIEDPKIVTEEQMDDWALDFDTWAVCDQCCMNLFRKTPFAYEKVYQWSGRDEEFVKRAAFALIATLAVHDKKASDDTFEELFPLIFRESCDERNFVKKAVNWALRQIGKRNIHLNKKAIEIASKIREIDNKTAKWIAADALRELKSEKIQSRMKNQKK
- a CDS encoding MFS transporter, whose translation is MLESLRNNHKLTLMVISLASFMSFLDISIVNVSLPTMAKFFHVTTNDILWVILIYIIVLGSFLIVFGKLAQQKGFKKVFLTGFLIFIIGSSLSGIASQFHELIIFRLIQAFGAAMFSALTAAMVLNYLPKDKRGRNIGIMTTIGSLGLALGPLLGGFITEYLNFHWIFFINVPIGIFGIILGQAVLHETEKKPGSLDIPGVAIFFIAQSTLIFALNKGLDFGWTSIIIIGSIICSVIFWILFVYHESRTTEPLINLNYLKMKQIALANGANILSNMPFSGAIVLLPFYFEVVKGMSVGYSGLMLTIMPIAIFIVGPISGTISDKISPNRITLVGGIIGVIACLILASFNPSSSLIYITVGLLMLGASVAAFNPPNTKFILAESPSEYRGIASGLVNTTNMIGNGFGTGILGTVAAMVIYNAVGPSTSDRLTPALVSQGLHNAFIVGALAMGIALILIAMTKYKPVK